A single Aggregatilinea lenta DNA region contains:
- a CDS encoding alpha/beta hydrolase: MRMRSVIPVLFACLLAVSSVLPAFAQDGDTVPRFEPAPCPFDTTPGMAVECGFVVVPEEHGNPDSDTIRLSVVRFPSQSATPQPDPLIMLSGGPGEKTTAYALNMTTVFSPISPDRDLIVFDQRGVGLSEPALDCPEWVEMQYDLLDDAPDPEAMTRETFESLAACGARLESEGYNLSAYNSLENAADVADIVTALGYEQANLIGISYGSQLAQFVMRDYPDVVRSAIIDSVLPIDESFFISSLDTSYAAGSHLLEACANDETCNTAYPDLRQVLFDAVDRLNADPVPMTLTDPMSGETYDSYLDGNGVMNMLMFYLYQSPTIPMLPSVIYDVSQGNYEAITQLNSSALISLNTLSRGMEYSVFCAQDLVGRTPEEYLERLNSLPPQVRGPLDIEVQMEYGPFETCAQWPVEPLDAADLTPLVTDQPVLVLAGEFDPVTPFSHAEHVAANLSNAYLYEIPAVGHSVLVASPCADSIATQYIDDPSTEPDTSCIDALPPVEFYVPGQAISMGRMQNDTFGITGLIPDGWQELSPGVYAESMMSQSVLLEQALPGDEAAITTLLAQQLALASFPDPDGTREANGLTWTLYSLDMQGQPANLAVTSSNGTGYLILLITTPTQQADYYEQIFLPAVDALTPVG; the protein is encoded by the coding sequence ATGCGTATGCGTTCGGTCATTCCCGTACTGTTCGCGTGCCTGCTGGCCGTGTCATCTGTCCTGCCGGCCTTTGCCCAGGATGGCGATACCGTGCCGCGCTTCGAGCCTGCGCCCTGCCCGTTTGACACAACCCCAGGGATGGCCGTGGAGTGCGGGTTCGTCGTCGTGCCCGAAGAACACGGCAATCCCGACAGCGACACGATTCGACTGTCGGTGGTGCGCTTCCCGTCGCAGAGCGCCACGCCGCAGCCCGATCCGCTAATCATGCTGTCCGGTGGCCCTGGCGAAAAGACGACCGCGTACGCGCTCAATATGACGACCGTCTTCAGCCCGATTTCGCCCGACCGTGACCTGATCGTGTTCGATCAGCGCGGCGTGGGGCTGTCTGAACCGGCGCTCGACTGCCCGGAATGGGTCGAGATGCAGTATGACCTGCTGGACGATGCGCCCGATCCCGAAGCCATGACGCGCGAAACGTTCGAGTCGCTGGCGGCGTGCGGGGCGCGTCTGGAGAGCGAAGGTTATAACCTCTCGGCGTACAATTCGTTGGAAAACGCGGCGGACGTGGCCGATATCGTGACCGCGCTCGGCTACGAGCAGGCCAACCTGATCGGCATCTCCTACGGATCGCAGCTTGCGCAGTTCGTCATGCGCGATTACCCCGACGTGGTACGCAGCGCGATCATCGACTCGGTGCTGCCTATCGACGAGAGCTTTTTCATCTCGTCACTGGATACCAGCTATGCGGCGGGCAGCCATTTGCTGGAAGCCTGCGCCAACGACGAGACGTGCAACACGGCCTACCCGGATCTGCGCCAGGTGTTGTTCGACGCGGTGGATCGCCTCAACGCCGACCCTGTCCCGATGACGTTGACCGATCCGATGTCCGGCGAGACATACGACAGCTATCTTGACGGCAACGGCGTGATGAACATGCTGATGTTCTACCTGTACCAGTCCCCGACCATCCCCATGTTGCCCAGCGTGATCTACGACGTCAGCCAGGGCAACTACGAGGCGATCACCCAGCTCAACAGCTCGGCGCTGATCTCGCTGAACACGCTCAGCCGGGGCATGGAATACTCGGTGTTCTGCGCGCAGGATCTCGTTGGCCGCACGCCGGAAGAATACCTTGAGCGGCTGAACAGCCTGCCCCCTCAGGTGCGCGGCCCGCTGGACATCGAAGTCCAGATGGAATACGGCCCGTTTGAAACGTGCGCGCAGTGGCCCGTCGAGCCGCTGGACGCTGCCGACCTGACGCCGCTGGTGACGGATCAGCCCGTACTGGTGCTGGCGGGCGAGTTCGATCCCGTGACGCCGTTCAGCCACGCTGAGCACGTCGCCGCCAACCTGAGCAATGCGTACCTGTACGAGATCCCGGCGGTGGGCCACAGCGTGCTGGTCGCCAGCCCCTGCGCGGACTCGATTGCGACGCAGTACATCGACGATCCGTCCACCGAGCCGGACACCTCGTGCATTGATGCGCTGCCTCCGGTCGAGTTTTACGTGCCGGGGCAGGCGATCTCTATGGGTCGCATGCAGAATGACACGTTTGGCATCACGGGCCTGATCCCCGATGGCTGGCAAGAACTGTCGCCGGGCGTGTATGCCGAGTCGATGATGAGCCAGAGTGTGCTGCTTGAGCAGGCGCTGCCCGGCGACGAGGCGGCCATCACCACGCTGCTGGCGCAGCAGTTGGCCCTGGCATCCTTCCCCGATCCGGACGGCACGCGCGAGGCCAATGGCCTGACCTGGACGCTCTATTCATTGGACATGCAGGGCCAGCCCGCGAATCTGGCGGTCACGTCTTCGAACGGGACGGGTTATCTGATCCTGCTCATCACGACGCCGACGCAGCAGGCGGACTACTACGAGCAGATCTTCCTGCCCGCCGTGGATGCGCTAACGCCGGTCGGGTAG
- the def gene encoding peptide deformylase, giving the protein MAVRTIIYPDNPILRKRAYKVTNIADPVLQTLIDDMVDTLMDAPGVGLAAPQVAVSQRVIVVRLPDDEESKEEYGDQAGVLYVVINPEIVRESRETVDGIEACLSIPGYYGEVERKTAVTVRGVDRHGKEIRIKTKDWLARVFQHEIDHLDGVLYIDHAKRMWRVREDEEYDEEISLRGEQAGVNSGE; this is encoded by the coding sequence ATGGCAGTGCGGACCATTATTTATCCCGACAACCCCATCTTGCGGAAGCGCGCGTACAAGGTCACCAACATCGCCGATCCGGTGCTGCAAACGCTGATCGACGATATGGTGGATACGCTGATGGATGCGCCCGGTGTGGGTCTGGCCGCGCCACAGGTGGCCGTCAGCCAGCGCGTGATCGTGGTGCGCCTGCCGGACGACGAGGAATCCAAAGAAGAATACGGCGATCAGGCCGGCGTGCTGTACGTCGTCATTAACCCGGAAATCGTGCGAGAATCGCGCGAGACGGTGGACGGCATCGAAGCGTGCCTGTCCATCCCCGGCTATTACGGCGAAGTCGAGCGCAAGACGGCTGTGACCGTGCGCGGCGTGGACCGCCACGGCAAGGAAATCCGCATCAAGACCAAAGACTGGCTGGCGCGCGTCTTCCAGCACGAGATCGATCACCTCGATGGCGTACTGTACATTGACCACGCCAAGCGGATGTGGCGCGTGCGTGAAGACGAGGAATACGACGAGGAAATCTCGCTGCGCGGCGAGCAGGCTGGGGTCAACTCCGGCGAATAA
- the gatB gene encoding Asp-tRNA(Asn)/Glu-tRNA(Gln) amidotransferase subunit GatB, whose product MTAYEPVIGLEVHAELETRSKMFCGCAVVDSTTGEPNRAVCPVCLGMPGALPVINRQAVEFALMVGLALHCEIPAFNQFARKSYFYPDLPKGYQISQFEYPLAINGWLDIDLPDGSTKRIGIRRAHLEEDAGKLTHVNGHSLVDLNRAGVPLLEIVSEADMRSAEEAEAYARKLRTILQYLGVNSGDMSKGVLRFESNVSVRPVGSDELRTRTEIKNLNSIRALTRGTEYEIARQTKVWESGGEVQQATMGWDEARQVTVVQRVKESSDDYRYFPEPDLPIVEISREWVDRVRAALPELPDAKETRFIEALGLTRYDAAVLVAERAVAEYFEAAVQAGGDPKQVANYLTGDLFRLMNQEGREREEIGGIKLTPQALAKLVTLVQQGTINHGVAKQLMESIYAEGGDPAALVEQRGLAQVSDESVLSEAVAAALDENPDEVARYLAGEDKLIQFLMGKVMRALRGKGDAQAIQRLLAEQLEARR is encoded by the coding sequence ATGACCGCCTACGAACCTGTCATCGGCCTGGAAGTCCACGCCGAGCTTGAAACGCGCTCCAAGATGTTCTGCGGCTGCGCGGTGGTGGACAGCACCACCGGCGAGCCGAACCGCGCCGTGTGCCCCGTCTGCCTGGGCATGCCGGGCGCGCTACCGGTCATCAACCGGCAGGCGGTCGAGTTCGCGCTGATGGTGGGGCTGGCGCTGCACTGCGAGATCCCCGCCTTCAACCAGTTCGCGCGCAAGAGCTACTTTTACCCCGACCTGCCCAAGGGCTACCAGATCAGCCAGTTCGAGTATCCGCTGGCGATCAACGGCTGGCTCGATATCGATCTGCCGGACGGTTCCACCAAGCGCATCGGGATTCGCCGCGCGCACCTGGAAGAAGATGCGGGCAAGCTGACGCACGTGAACGGGCACAGTCTGGTGGACCTCAACCGCGCGGGCGTGCCGCTGCTGGAGATCGTGTCCGAGGCGGACATGCGCAGCGCGGAAGAAGCCGAAGCCTACGCACGCAAGCTGCGCACGATTTTGCAGTACCTGGGTGTGAACAGCGGCGACATGAGCAAGGGCGTGCTGCGTTTCGAGTCGAACGTCAGCGTGCGCCCGGTTGGCTCGGACGAGCTGCGCACACGCACGGAAATCAAAAACCTGAACAGCATCCGCGCCCTGACGCGCGGCACGGAGTACGAGATCGCGCGCCAGACGAAAGTCTGGGAATCGGGCGGTGAGGTGCAGCAGGCCACAATGGGCTGGGACGAAGCCCGGCAGGTGACGGTTGTGCAGCGCGTCAAGGAAAGCTCCGACGACTACCGCTACTTCCCGGAGCCGGATCTGCCCATCGTCGAGATCAGCCGCGAGTGGGTGGATCGCGTCCGCGCGGCGCTGCCGGAACTGCCCGACGCGAAGGAAACGCGCTTCATCGAGGCGCTGGGCCTGACGCGCTACGACGCGGCGGTGTTAGTCGCGGAGCGGGCCGTCGCGGAGTATTTCGAGGCGGCGGTGCAGGCAGGCGGCGATCCCAAGCAGGTCGCCAACTACCTCACCGGCGACCTGTTCCGCCTGATGAACCAGGAAGGCCGCGAGCGCGAAGAAATCGGCGGGATCAAGCTAACGCCACAGGCGCTCGCCAAGCTGGTGACGCTGGTGCAGCAGGGCACGATCAATCACGGCGTCGCCAAACAGCTCATGGAGTCGATCTATGCCGAGGGCGGCGATCCGGCGGCGCTGGTCGAGCAGCGCGGGTTGGCCCAGGTCAGCGACGAGAGCGTGCTGTCGGAGGCGGTCGCGGCGGCGCTGGACGAAAATCCCGACGAAGTCGCGCGCTACCTGGCGGGCGAGGACAAGCTGATCCAGTTCCTGATGGGCAAGGTGATGCGCGCGCTGCGCGGCAAGGGCGACGCGCAGGCGATCCAGCGTTTGCTGGCCGAGCAATTAGAGGCGCGGCGGTAA